In one window of Merismopedia glauca CCAP 1448/3 DNA:
- the rplF gene encoding 50S ribosomal protein L6: MSRIGKRPIDVPNKVTVAIDGQNVVVKGPKGELSRTIPAEVSIEQAGEQIVVNRRNESRPARQRHGLSRTLVANMVEGVSQGFQRKLEIIGVGYRAQVQGKNLVLAVGYSHPVEIEPPSGVQFTVENNTNVTVSGIDKEIVGNTAAKIRAVRPPEPYKGKGIRYAGEVVRRKAGKAGKK; encoded by the coding sequence ATGTCTCGTATTGGCAAACGTCCAATTGATGTACCCAATAAGGTTACTGTAGCGATCGATGGTCAAAATGTCGTCGTTAAAGGACCTAAAGGGGAACTTTCCCGAACCATACCTGCCGAAGTCTCAATCGAGCAAGCAGGGGAGCAAATAGTGGTCAATCGCCGCAATGAATCCCGTCCTGCTCGTCAACGGCATGGTTTATCTCGTACCCTAGTCGCCAACATGGTAGAAGGGGTATCTCAAGGATTTCAACGCAAACTAGAGATTATTGGCGTGGGTTATCGTGCCCAAGTCCAAGGGAAAAACTTAGTTTTGGCGGTTGGTTACAGTCACCCTGTAGAAATTGAACCGCCATCAGGAGTTCAATTTACTGTAGAAAACAACACTAACGTCACAGTTAGCGGTATAGATAAAGAAATTGTGGGCAACACGGCTGCTAAAATCCGCGCCGTTCGTCCTCCCGAACCATATAAAGGTAAAGGGATTCGCTATGCTGGTGAAGTAGTCAGACGTAAAGCTGGAAAGGCAGGTAAGAAGTAA
- the rplR gene encoding 50S ribosomal protein L18 — translation MKLTRRESIQRRHRRVRKKVDGSAERPRLAVFRSHQHIYAQVIDDTQQHTLAAASSLEPEMREKLASGSNKDAATQVGKLVAERAIAKGIQKVVFDRGGNIYHGRIQALADAAREAGLEF, via the coding sequence ATGAAACTGACTCGCAGAGAATCAATTCAACGTCGTCACCGTCGCGTCCGCAAAAAAGTCGATGGAAGTGCAGAACGCCCTCGTTTGGCTGTGTTTCGCTCTCACCAACATATCTACGCTCAAGTGATAGATGATACGCAGCAACATACCTTAGCCGCCGCTTCCAGCTTAGAACCCGAAATGCGGGAAAAACTCGCATCTGGCTCCAATAAAGATGCAGCGACCCAAGTTGGGAAACTAGTGGCAGAAAGAGCGATCGCCAAAGGTATTCAAAAAGTTGTCTTTGATCGCGGTGGAAACATATACCACGGTCGGATTCAAGCTTTGGCTGATGCCGCTAGAGAAGCTGGCTTAGAGTTCTAA
- the rpsH gene encoding 30S ribosomal protein S8, with product MAVNDTIADMLTRIRNANMARHQTTKVPSTNMTRSIAQVLKAEGFVNDYEEAGEGVERHLVISLKYKGKGRQPIITTLKRVSKPGLRVYSGSKDLPRVLGGIGIAVVSTSSGIMTDRDARRQGVGGEVLCYVW from the coding sequence ATGGCGGTAAACGACACAATCGCAGATATGCTCACCCGCATTCGCAACGCCAATATGGCGCGGCATCAAACTACTAAAGTCCCATCAACCAACATGACTCGTAGCATCGCCCAAGTCTTGAAAGCAGAAGGCTTTGTTAACGACTATGAAGAAGCTGGTGAAGGAGTGGAACGTCACTTGGTCATCTCCTTGAAATACAAAGGCAAGGGTCGCCAACCAATTATTACCACCCTCAAACGGGTCAGCAAACCAGGTTTGCGGGTTTATTCCGGATCTAAAGATTTACCCCGCGTTTTGGGTGGAATTGGGATTGCTGTAGTTTCCACCTCTAGCGGCATCATGACCGATAGAGATGCCCGCCGTCAAGGTGTAGGCGGAGAAGTATTATGCTACGTCTGGTAG
- the rplE gene encoding 50S ribosomal protein L5, with protein MHKKLKETYQETIIPKLMQQFGYTNIHQVPKVVKVTINRGLGEASQNAKALESSVAEIAKITGQKPVVTRAKKAIAGFKIREGMPVGVMVTLRADKMYAFLDRLINLALPRIRDFRGISPKSFDGNGNYSLGVREQLIFPEIEYDKIDQIRGMDISIITTANSDEEGRALLKEMGMPFRDN; from the coding sequence ATGCATAAAAAACTCAAAGAAACCTACCAAGAAACGATCATCCCGAAACTGATGCAGCAGTTTGGGTATACCAACATCCATCAAGTCCCCAAAGTGGTAAAAGTCACCATCAACCGAGGATTAGGGGAAGCATCTCAAAATGCTAAAGCTTTAGAATCTTCGGTCGCTGAAATTGCCAAAATAACGGGACAAAAACCAGTAGTTACCAGAGCTAAAAAAGCGATCGCTGGCTTCAAAATCCGTGAAGGGATGCCAGTTGGGGTCATGGTTACCCTGCGTGCTGACAAGATGTACGCTTTTCTAGACCGCTTAATCAACCTAGCCTTGCCCAGAATTCGCGACTTTCGTGGCATTAGTCCCAAAAGCTTTGACGGCAACGGTAACTATAGCTTAGGAGTCCGCGAACAACTAATATTTCCCGAAATTGAATACGACAAAATCGATCAGATTCGCGGGATGGATATTTCCATTATTACCACAGCTAACAGCGATGAAGAAGGTCGCGCCCTGCTGAAAGAAATGGGAATGCCTTTCCGAGATAATTGA